In Ignavibacteriales bacterium, a single genomic region encodes these proteins:
- a CDS encoding oligosaccharide flippase family protein — translation MTETRHYGSKVLIYSYATLAFYLLKFLLVPVLARNLGLEAYGIWSQISAAVDLLVPFCLLALPDAFVRFSADKTAKSEIAANYYTVLFFIIAMGALVSTLYLVMSGFISSNFIRAEGKVLALVQASSLVLFFSCLSQFTTNFFRTFQREFAYPLFQLFQAGCTILIFLVMLGQGYGLFQTILVLALMHSSIFLVGQFLIQKEIGWKLPNPKLLRMFLSYSLPLFPLSILDWFINVSDRYVIGYFLPITEVAKYSACYTVAMVIMLYYTPFYVFLSPKLVQLWQADDHLTLRKVLRYSNKFPLILGIPTVFGYAFLSNEILRLLTGENFFISPWIGPFICSGYIFYYIGWYYVQIFALSKRTKYTTVGYIVAAIVNLAGNIALVPQIGILGAAFSTMITFLAQMIYYIIRSRKFYDIQLKWDFLWKLLASSCIMLLSMILTKPLLSSFGDLGFLLLSIAVGSATYCACILLMGVIKTEEINLVKSLIRPG, via the coding sequence GTGACTGAGACCAGGCACTATGGTTCAAAAGTCTTGATCTATTCCTATGCAACTTTGGCTTTCTACTTGCTGAAGTTTCTCTTGGTCCCAGTTCTCGCAAGGAACCTTGGACTGGAGGCGTATGGTATCTGGTCTCAGATCTCAGCGGCAGTCGATCTGCTCGTGCCGTTTTGCCTTTTGGCGCTTCCGGACGCGTTCGTCAGGTTTTCGGCGGACAAGACTGCCAAGAGTGAAATCGCGGCAAACTATTACACCGTTCTCTTTTTCATCATCGCTATGGGAGCTTTGGTTTCAACGCTCTATTTGGTCATGTCGGGCTTCATTAGCTCCAATTTCATACGCGCAGAAGGAAAGGTACTCGCTTTGGTGCAGGCTTCATCCCTGGTTCTGTTCTTCAGTTGCCTGAGTCAATTCACGACAAACTTCTTCAGGACTTTTCAACGTGAATTTGCGTACCCACTGTTTCAGTTGTTCCAGGCTGGTTGCACGATACTCATTTTTCTCGTCATGCTCGGCCAGGGATATGGATTGTTTCAGACTATTCTTGTTCTTGCCCTGATGCACTCATCCATATTTTTGGTAGGACAATTCCTCATCCAGAAGGAAATAGGGTGGAAGTTACCAAATCCGAAACTTCTTAGAATGTTTCTGTCCTATAGTTTGCCACTTTTTCCTCTCTCTATATTGGACTGGTTCATCAACGTCTCGGATCGCTATGTGATCGGATATTTTCTTCCAATCACCGAAGTGGCCAAATATTCAGCCTGCTACACGGTCGCGATGGTTATTATGCTTTACTATACTCCTTTTTATGTATTCTTGTCCCCAAAGCTCGTGCAATTATGGCAGGCGGACGACCACCTCACCTTGAGAAAAGTACTGCGGTATTCCAACAAATTTCCGCTCATCCTTGGCATCCCGACCGTATTTGGGTATGCCTTCCTCTCTAACGAAATTCTCAGACTGTTGACGGGGGAGAACTTTTTCATTTCCCCTTGGATAGGGCCATTCATATGCAGCGGTTACATATTCTACTACATCGGATGGTACTATGTGCAGATTTTTGCGCTTTCGAAGCGTACGAAATACACAACCGTCGGCTACATTGTCGCGGCTATTGTCAATTTGGCCGGCAACATCGCACTCGTGCCTCAGATTGGAATCCTCGGGGCAGCATTCAGTACCATGATCACATTTCTGGCGCAGATGATCTACTACATTATACGGTCAAGAAAATTCTATGACATACAATTGAAGTGGGATTTTCTATGGAAACTCTTGGCTTCATCGTGCATCATGCTGCTCTCGATGATTCTGACAAAACCGCTTCTATCGTCTTTCGGTGACCTAGGATTCTTGCTCCTCTCAATCGCAGTGGGCTCTGCTACATACTGCGCCTGCATACTCTTGATGGGAGTAATCAAGACGGAGGAAATCAATTTAGTCAAGAGCCTGATTCGCCCTGGTTGA
- a CDS encoding peptidoglycan bridge formation glycyltransferase FemA/FemB family protein, with translation MVSIKVSTIDEVVDWEKNLNSAGREAGYCQSRCWARIIQKVDHATPIFVEVNDGNRLIASLLAFHKIAWDRHQQRIKRGVYEILSGSYRGWLQWMDGPVFHTDSKPEVLESLEAILAWADTFLSDRHLSKIIALGFPPTSVWSADDDVARLFREHGYTSRQTATYLVDLQDDKDKIWHNLKHAARQSIAKARKAGLVITKIASLEQFKEMYYIPYVAMERSFGRTPNPWITERMQWEENKENLHHYYVAQTPDGEVVATLGMYVFNDTATEIASSMSRRAFEEKLPAQDLIHWEMMLEAKKLGCHTFNLAGVKPHPSNSKEAGIRRFKEKWGGVYKEYLIYEKPLRRLQARTVHALENLYQKMRDR, from the coding sequence ATGGTATCTATCAAAGTATCTACGATCGATGAGGTCGTTGACTGGGAGAAGAATCTGAATTCTGCTGGACGCGAGGCTGGATACTGTCAATCCAGATGCTGGGCCCGGATAATTCAGAAAGTCGATCACGCAACGCCAATCTTCGTCGAGGTCAATGATGGAAACAGACTCATTGCATCTCTGCTGGCTTTTCACAAGATCGCTTGGGACCGACATCAGCAAAGGATCAAGCGAGGAGTCTACGAGATTCTTTCCGGGAGCTACAGAGGTTGGTTGCAGTGGATGGATGGCCCGGTGTTCCATACTGACAGCAAACCTGAGGTTCTCGAATCTCTGGAAGCCATCCTCGCGTGGGCCGACACGTTTCTCTCGGACAGGCATCTGTCAAAGATCATTGCGCTTGGTTTCCCGCCGACAAGTGTTTGGTCAGCCGATGACGATGTCGCGAGGCTCTTTAGGGAGCACGGGTACACTTCGCGGCAAACTGCGACATATCTTGTGGACCTGCAAGATGACAAGGACAAGATATGGCATAACTTGAAACATGCAGCAAGGCAAAGCATTGCCAAGGCTCGCAAGGCAGGACTCGTGATAACGAAGATCGCATCGTTGGAGCAATTCAAAGAAATGTACTACATACCGTACGTTGCCATGGAGAGATCATTTGGACGCACCCCAAACCCCTGGATAACAGAGAGAATGCAGTGGGAGGAAAACAAGGAAAACCTCCATCACTATTATGTTGCGCAGACCCCGGATGGCGAAGTAGTGGCAACGCTGGGGATGTATGTCTTCAATGATACAGCAACTGAAATCGCCTCCTCCATGAGCAGGAGGGCCTTTGAGGAGAAATTGCCCGCCCAGGATCTGATCCATTGGGAAATGATGTTGGAAGCCAAGAAGCTTGGCTGCCACACGTTCAATCTCGCTGGAGTTAAACCGCATCCGTCGAACTCCAAGGAGGCTGGGATCAGGAGGTTCAAAGAAAAATGGGGAGGGGTGTACAAAGAGTATCTGATCTATGAAAAACCGCTGCGCAGGCTCCAGGCTCGTACGGTTCATGCGCTGGAGAACTTATATCAAAAGATGCGGGATAGGTAA
- a CDS encoding DUF2304 domain-containing protein, giving the protein MSLRLKIFVTVLGFMILVGIVELVRRRKLKEEYSFIWLMTGLFFVVLALDADVLSWISELVGIALPVNTLFFMALIFIFLLCLYFSLRISALTTQLKNLAQQFSLLHSEHTDGKKEKDA; this is encoded by the coding sequence ATGTCCTTGAGATTGAAAATCTTCGTTACGGTGCTCGGCTTCATGATCCTTGTCGGAATTGTAGAGTTGGTCCGGAGGAGGAAACTCAAAGAGGAATACTCGTTCATCTGGCTCATGACTGGTCTCTTTTTCGTCGTGCTCGCGCTGGATGCGGATGTCCTGTCCTGGATCTCTGAACTCGTTGGAATCGCACTACCCGTCAACACCCTCTTCTTCATGGCGCTGATTTTCATTTTTCTCCTTTGTCTTTATTTCTCCCTTCGAATATCAGCGTTGACTACGCAGCTCAAGAACCTGGCTCAGCAGTTCTCGCTCCTCCACTCTGAACACACAGATGGCAAGAAGGAGAAGGACGCTTGA
- a CDS encoding VanZ family protein, with amino-acid sequence MISKTLALRLLPFVYFLGVSFPHHYVSDLLEKYLLIPFGMDAVQAGANCATVVPLSVLVLVVGRIVYVQRARSKQFLFACVVALALIWIADRDLLVNNIERIHYVQYALLVTLLAFSLRDEVLIFLLSCFAGFIDELQQFVLKPSHTNYFDFNDIVFNILGAMLGIFIVQSLFSRGERSPTAYDRKVRLAFAGTVAALAFAVILAASTGRITPYADVSRPERQVFASVNGKMSFILSFEKSESFWTVADNKKEFHTLNPYEGLLAVATLLTLGWCGVRFLRRSSRVDPYSQHFLSAT; translated from the coding sequence ATGATTTCAAAAACCCTGGCGCTTCGCCTGTTACCGTTTGTGTATTTTCTCGGAGTCTCTTTCCCGCACCACTACGTTTCCGACTTGTTGGAGAAATACCTGTTAATTCCGTTCGGCATGGATGCTGTTCAAGCAGGGGCGAACTGTGCGACTGTCGTGCCGCTGTCCGTGCTTGTGCTGGTGGTTGGGCGCATCGTCTATGTGCAGCGTGCCCGTTCGAAGCAGTTCCTGTTTGCCTGCGTGGTAGCACTTGCTCTGATCTGGATCGCAGATCGTGACCTGCTCGTCAATAACATCGAGCGGATCCACTACGTGCAATATGCGTTGCTTGTTACTCTTCTCGCGTTTTCCTTGCGGGATGAGGTGTTGATCTTTCTCCTTTCTTGTTTTGCCGGCTTCATCGACGAATTGCAGCAATTTGTCTTGAAACCGAGTCACACGAACTACTTTGATTTCAATGATATTGTCTTTAATATTTTGGGAGCGATGTTGGGGATCTTCATCGTACAGAGTCTCTTCAGCCGGGGAGAGCGATCACCAACTGCGTACGACAGAAAAGTCCGGCTCGCTTTCGCCGGCACGGTTGCGGCGCTTGCTTTCGCCGTGATACTGGCTGCGAGCACAGGAAGGATCACACCCTACGCCGATGTGTCCCGCCCCGAGCGTCAGGTTTTCGCGTCGGTGAACGGCAAGATGAGTTTCATACTCTCTTTTGAAAAGAGCGAGAGCTTTTGGACTGTCGCAGACAACAAGAAGGAATTCCATACGCTTAATCCGTACGAAGGGCTGCTTGCCGTTGCGACGCTGTTGACGTTGGGGTGGTGCGGGGTCCGCTTTCTCAGGCGATCCTCAAGAGTAGACCCGTATAGCCAGCATTTCTTATCAGCCACCTGA
- a CDS encoding glycosyltransferase family 2 protein — protein MKEPAPSISIVTAVLNSVDRIGRSIECLASSKRDQVEYIVVDGGSTDGTLDVVREHGQQISVWLSEPDEGISHAFNKGIRMAKGEIVGLLNAGDWYESGALVAVEDAFDANPEIEILCGAIQFWEAGSRTIVGLPVPDRLEQETSVYHPAVFVRKTAYMKYGEYDETYHYAMDYELLLRFKHAGAKFLAVDKVLANMSLDGISYKNWYKGLREVRVVRSRYSSPINVAYRHWFAVIKNLIARELKCLGLVKIYQSYWLMRNRRMANQSPLK, from the coding sequence ATGAAGGAACCGGCACCGTCTATCAGTATTGTGACCGCAGTGTTGAACTCGGTGGACAGGATTGGCAGGTCGATTGAGTGTCTTGCATCCAGTAAGCGGGATCAAGTGGAGTACATTGTTGTCGACGGAGGCTCGACGGATGGAACGCTGGATGTCGTGAGAGAGCATGGACAGCAGATTTCAGTCTGGCTCAGTGAACCGGATGAAGGAATAAGCCATGCATTCAATAAGGGAATTCGAATGGCGAAAGGGGAGATTGTTGGTCTCCTCAATGCAGGTGATTGGTACGAATCGGGAGCCCTCGTCGCTGTCGAGGACGCATTCGATGCGAATCCGGAGATCGAGATTCTCTGTGGCGCCATTCAGTTCTGGGAAGCAGGTTCCCGGACGATCGTAGGCCTCCCGGTACCGGACAGACTGGAGCAGGAGACCTCAGTATATCACCCGGCAGTTTTTGTGAGAAAGACAGCGTACATGAAGTATGGCGAGTATGATGAAACCTATCACTACGCGATGGACTATGAACTTTTGCTCAGGTTTAAACATGCCGGAGCCAAGTTTTTGGCAGTGGACAAAGTACTGGCAAACATGAGCCTGGATGGCATATCATACAAGAACTGGTACAAGGGGTTGAGGGAGGTGAGAGTTGTTAGATCGCGATACAGTTCGCCTATCAATGTCGCTTATCGTCATTGGTTTGCCGTGATCAAGAATTTGATTGCACGTGAGTTGAAGTGCCTCGGGTTGGTCAAAATCTACCAGTCCTACTGGCTTATGCGAAACAGGCGGATGGCGAACCAATCACCTTTGAAATGA
- a CDS encoding glycosyltransferase family 2 protein yields MVSEQDILVLIPAFNEQDRIGAVIVDARREMPKAKVLVVDDGSSDNTADVSRSAGAQVVSHPFNLGVGGALQTGYKFAVQRGFRYVIQLDGDGQHSPAFLRTFLSQLNETEADLIIGSRFIRGYSVKGGFFRTAGNALFAKLLSALIRERLTDPTSGYRALKATVLQFCVQDTYGFDYPDADFLLTLHRAGFKMEEIPIEVAPRSGGMSQHSGLAPIYYMIKMFLSIFIILLRKRTVNRT; encoded by the coding sequence ATGGTATCCGAACAAGACATATTGGTGCTTATTCCGGCATTCAATGAGCAGGACCGGATCGGGGCTGTCATCGTAGATGCCCGTCGTGAGATGCCCAAAGCGAAAGTGCTTGTTGTCGACGACGGTTCATCCGACAACACAGCCGATGTCAGCCGAAGCGCCGGTGCTCAAGTCGTCAGCCATCCATTCAACCTGGGTGTCGGGGGAGCGCTTCAGACCGGATACAAATTCGCTGTCCAACGGGGATTCCGGTATGTCATCCAGCTGGATGGCGACGGGCAGCATTCCCCGGCCTTTCTCCGGACTTTCCTCTCTCAGCTCAATGAGACTGAAGCTGACCTGATTATCGGGTCCCGGTTCATTCGTGGCTATAGTGTGAAGGGCGGCTTTTTTCGCACAGCGGGGAACGCTCTTTTTGCCAAACTCCTTTCCGCGTTGATTCGCGAGAGGTTGACGGATCCCACCTCGGGTTACCGGGCATTGAAAGCTACCGTGCTTCAGTTTTGCGTCCAGGATACGTACGGCTTCGATTATCCGGATGCCGATTTCCTCCTCACCCTTCATCGGGCCGGCTTCAAGATGGAGGAAATACCTATTGAGGTTGCTCCAAGGAGCGGTGGGATGTCCCAGCACAGCGGATTGGCGCCGATCTACTACATGATCAAGATGTTCCTCTCCATATTCATCATCCTGCTGAGAAAAAGAACTGTGAACCGAACGTGA
- a CDS encoding tetratricopeptide repeat protein, whose product MGKRHKEVRGPEIQKRGGAWTLFSLGPGLLVIAIAGVIAYSNSFLATFHFDDEGSIVNNPLVHTLSNIGGIWHRYPTRFLTYLSFAFNHRIGGLNVLGYHVINVLLHLGCGFFVFLLVRRIVEILSSQGRLRGDLRYAPLFAALVFVLHPVQTQAVTYIVQRATVLAAFFYLASVYFFLEGRWSQVVSGKVRNRVAFFWLSALAGLMGLLSKETILTLPFALLFVDSFLIASGKTFNWKFGLGLLLLFLAFSLAMIRLNLVSLEDAPTISQIKYISTQPQVILTYLRLAILPYNQNLDYDFRIAQSPFEVGTLVSLGAIIFLVVLAVWLFNRERLISFGIAWFLLVLLPESSILPLADVIFEHRMYLPMFAFSLGVVVLMARLQRITSQNMIVMSLMVVVVILGYLTFERNKVWSDEVTLWGDVVSKSPAKARGYNNRGRALAETKRFQESLADFNRALSIDPANSDSYNNRANVLVQNGYPDQAIADCDSALRYPPPLDYQLGMIYFNRGTAYLRKNQVERAITDFNEALALSPGHESALFNRAIAFAAIGDYERAITDNTSVLQMNPGHVKSLNNRGIAYRELGKLSEALSDFNSAIRLQPTYGQAYVNRGIVWTLKGDLQRAEADFNSCLASLPRNAEALYRRGVVRFRKGDLQRAVSDFDQALSINPGLTSASIERERALKELQRRGRVN is encoded by the coding sequence GTGGGAAAACGACACAAAGAGGTGCGCGGGCCTGAAATACAGAAGAGGGGGGGGGCGTGGACCCTTTTCTCACTCGGTCCGGGCCTTCTCGTAATTGCCATTGCAGGCGTGATCGCCTATTCAAATTCCTTCCTGGCGACATTCCATTTTGACGATGAAGGATCCATCGTCAACAACCCGCTTGTTCACACCCTCAGCAACATCGGAGGGATCTGGCACAGGTATCCAACCCGGTTCTTGACCTACCTTTCCTTCGCATTCAATCATAGAATCGGTGGTCTAAATGTCCTTGGGTATCATGTCATCAACGTGCTGCTGCACCTGGGGTGCGGTTTCTTCGTCTTCCTTCTGGTGCGTCGGATTGTTGAGATCCTATCCTCCCAGGGGAGGCTCAGAGGAGACCTTCGCTACGCTCCTCTTTTCGCTGCCCTCGTTTTTGTGCTTCATCCTGTACAAACCCAGGCTGTCACGTACATAGTCCAGCGTGCCACTGTCCTTGCCGCCTTTTTCTATCTGGCGTCTGTTTATTTTTTTCTTGAGGGACGCTGGAGTCAGGTTGTCAGCGGAAAAGTCAGGAACAGAGTTGCCTTCTTTTGGCTTTCCGCTCTCGCCGGATTGATGGGACTCTTGTCCAAAGAGACGATCCTTACACTTCCGTTTGCTCTTCTTTTTGTGGATTCGTTTCTTATTGCTTCGGGTAAAACTTTCAACTGGAAGTTCGGGCTTGGGCTGCTCCTCTTATTCCTGGCGTTTTCGCTTGCCATGATTCGCCTCAATCTTGTCTCGCTCGAAGATGCGCCGACGATCTCTCAAATCAAGTATATCAGTACCCAACCTCAGGTAATACTGACCTATCTACGTCTCGCGATTCTGCCCTACAATCAGAACCTCGACTACGATTTTCGGATAGCACAGTCTCCCTTCGAGGTCGGGACATTGGTGAGCCTCGGTGCCATCATTTTCCTGGTTGTTCTAGCTGTCTGGCTCTTCAACCGCGAGCGGTTGATCTCGTTTGGCATCGCCTGGTTTCTGCTTGTCCTTCTCCCTGAGTCGAGCATCTTGCCGCTTGCGGACGTGATCTTTGAGCACCGGATGTACCTTCCGATGTTCGCGTTTTCCCTGGGGGTTGTTGTGCTGATGGCACGATTACAGCGCATCACAAGCCAGAACATGATCGTAATGTCTCTGATGGTGGTGGTCGTGATTCTTGGATATCTCACGTTCGAACGGAATAAGGTCTGGTCGGATGAGGTGACATTGTGGGGTGACGTTGTCTCCAAATCACCTGCGAAGGCACGTGGGTACAACAACAGGGGGAGAGCTCTCGCCGAAACAAAGAGGTTTCAGGAATCGCTGGCTGATTTCAACCGAGCGTTGTCGATTGACCCTGCAAATTCTGATTCCTATAACAACCGAGCCAACGTACTGGTCCAAAACGGTTATCCGGACCAGGCGATTGCTGATTGTGACAGCGCTTTGAGATATCCTCCACCGCTTGACTATCAACTTGGCATGATCTATTTCAATCGGGGAACCGCCTATCTTCGAAAGAACCAGGTTGAACGCGCGATCACTGATTTCAATGAAGCACTCGCTCTGAGCCCAGGTCACGAATCGGCTCTCTTCAATCGTGCAATAGCATTCGCTGCCATAGGCGATTACGAGCGGGCGATCACGGACAATACGTCCGTGCTTCAAATGAATCCTGGCCACGTCAAATCACTCAACAACAGAGGGATCGCGTATCGGGAACTTGGCAAACTTTCTGAAGCGTTGTCCGATTTCAACTCGGCGATTCGTTTGCAGCCGACCTATGGTCAGGCATATGTGAATCGCGGAATTGTCTGGACCCTCAAAGGAGATCTGCAGCGAGCTGAAGCAGATTTCAATTCCTGCCTTGCCTCGCTTCCGCGAAACGCAGAAGCGCTGTACCGGAGGGGAGTGGTCCGCTTCCGGAAAGGTGATCTGCAGAGGGCGGTTTCTGATTTTGATCAGGCTCTTTCGATTAATCCCGGTTTGACTTCGGCCTCGATCGAACGGGAGCGAGCACTCAAGGAGCTTCAGAGGAGAGGAAGAGTCAATTGA
- a CDS encoding methyltransferase domain-containing protein, whose amino-acid sequence MDATQKKKVIPFVEYYLNLFALPGQRILDVGCGTAQYRHSTKAAYVGLDYTNDPFPDGFARDVDIVAFASSIPEPDQSFDLIFAVGAFYQFPERDGALEEFYRLLKVGGRVLLFDYNRRTQKRLEASEAEQRPCWTQWELRSIVAAAGFKDCDLLVPRVCHEVNRGERFLRLVAEEAFGMWAIVTGVR is encoded by the coding sequence ATGGATGCTACCCAGAAAAAGAAGGTCATACCTTTTGTCGAATACTATCTCAACCTCTTTGCCCTGCCAGGTCAGCGCATTTTGGATGTCGGATGCGGCACAGCTCAATATCGTCACTCTACCAAGGCAGCCTATGTGGGGTTGGATTACACCAATGATCCGTTCCCAGACGGTTTCGCGAGGGACGTCGATATCGTGGCGTTCGCGTCCTCCATCCCAGAACCCGATCAGAGCTTCGATCTAATCTTCGCGGTAGGGGCTTTCTATCAGTTTCCTGAGAGGGATGGGGCACTTGAAGAGTTTTACCGTCTTCTGAAAGTGGGCGGGAGAGTCCTTTTGTTCGACTACAATCGAAGAACACAGAAGCGACTTGAGGCTAGTGAGGCCGAGCAACGCCCTTGCTGGACACAGTGGGAACTTCGCAGTATCGTGGCGGCGGCAGGATTCAAGGACTGTGATCTCCTGGTTCCCCGCGTTTGCCATGAAGTTAACAGGGGGGAGAGATTTCTCCGATTGGTTGCGGAGGAGGCGTTCGGCATGTGGGCGATAGTCACTGGAGTTAGATAG
- a CDS encoding class I SAM-dependent methyltransferase, protein MITPRQLLEENDFLPDHSGQYRLVYIGGRIVRLESQSNWMPTMKTFEYEGEQRTIEHFIREIEKSKAILSAKGGRPHKTLRMIDPAEGDKVLDVGCNYGPWSFFLHERGFDVTGVDLFQNQIDIANDLKAELKIDADQLRFRQMDFLKSDFEDGCFDYALFLETIEHVKNPTGFLDEFMRVLRPGGYLIVSTPNALNTYYILKQLYPNLSKLFKSIDSEDEDTGTHLDHIYAWDIFSFYRLLRRSGFNYVQHEFAGFEVPFLLTVPFNIPVLSRFSRTMIFKVQKPILPVQV, encoded by the coding sequence TTGATCACGCCAAGGCAACTGCTTGAAGAAAACGACTTTCTACCTGATCACTCCGGACAATACCGGTTGGTATACATTGGAGGCCGCATTGTGCGACTTGAATCTCAAAGCAACTGGATGCCCACTATGAAAACATTTGAATACGAGGGGGAGCAAAGGACAATCGAGCACTTCATTCGAGAGATTGAGAAATCGAAAGCAATTCTAAGTGCCAAAGGAGGTCGGCCACACAAGACGTTGAGGATGATAGATCCTGCCGAGGGAGACAAAGTGCTGGACGTAGGATGCAACTACGGGCCTTGGTCTTTCTTCCTGCACGAAAGAGGATTTGACGTCACGGGAGTGGACCTCTTTCAAAACCAGATAGATATTGCGAACGACCTCAAGGCCGAATTGAAGATTGATGCTGATCAATTGCGATTTCGTCAGATGGACTTCTTGAAATCCGATTTTGAGGATGGTTGCTTCGACTATGCATTATTTCTGGAAACTATTGAGCATGTCAAGAATCCCACAGGTTTTCTGGACGAATTTATGAGGGTTTTACGACCCGGGGGTTATCTCATAGTATCCACTCCAAATGCCCTCAACACCTACTACATACTCAAGCAGCTCTATCCGAATCTATCGAAACTGTTCAAGAGCATAGACAGTGAGGACGAGGACACTGGTACTCATCTGGATCACATATACGCTTGGGACATTTTTTCTTTCTATCGTCTCTTGCGCCGGAGTGGTTTCAACTATGTTCAACATGAGTTCGCGGGCTTTGAAGTGCCCTTTCTGCTCACCGTGCCCTTTAACATCCCGGTCCTATCCAGATTTTCGCGCACGATGATTTTCAAGGTGCAAAAACCAATCTTACCAGTACAAGTGTGA